The Cucumis melo cultivar AY chromosome 6, USDA_Cmelo_AY_1.0, whole genome shotgun sequence genome includes a region encoding these proteins:
- the LOC103490913 gene encoding flavin-containing monooxygenase FMO GS-OX-like 3 encodes MLSPLNFLPTSRRVAVIGAGAGGLVTARELGREGHQVVVFERNTRIGGTWVYSSEIESDPLGVDPNRTRIHSSLYKSLRTNLPRELMGVRDYPFVPREGEDRDPRRFPSHREVLKYLEDFANEFGICKLVRFGTEVVFAGLEEVGKWRVEFRCENGDVDEDLFDALVVCVGNYSQPRVAEIPGIDGWPGEQLHSHNYRDPEPFRGKVVVLIGYSSSGTDICQELIGVAKEIHIAWRSAKTELLDTESINSNVSFHPMIESVHKDGAVVFQDGCTVSADVILHCTGYKYHFPFLETNGIVTVDNNRVGPLYKHVFPPALAPGLSFVGLPFKVVPFPLFELQSNWIAGVLSNRIALPSKEEMLADVKAFYKDLEALGKPKHRTHDLGDCLPAYFDWLAAVCGCPAYEEWRKEMYIATHMNKVANLKSYRDDWHDNELIRQAYEEFRKYATNEGSQNHSKLSV; translated from the exons ATGTTATCTCCTCTCAATTTCCTCCCAACTTCCCGCCGCGTGGCAGTGATCGGCGCCGGTGCCGGTGGCCTTGTCACTGCTCGTGAGCTCGGCCGCGAGGGCCACCAGGTCGTCGTTTTCGAACGTAATACTCGAATTGGAGGGACCTGGGTATATTCGTCGGAAATTGAATCCGACCCACTTGGAGTCGACCCAAATCGGACCAGAATCCATAGCAGTCTCTACAAATCCCTACGCACCAATCTCCCCAGAGAACTCATGGGGGTCCGCGATTACCCTTTTGTTCCTCGAGAAGGGGAGGATCGAGATCCGAGGCGATTTCCAAGTCACCGGGAGGTTCTAAAGTATTTGGAAGATTTCGCTAATGAATTTGGGATTTGTAAATTGGTGAGATTTGGAACTGAGGTGGTATTTGCTGGTTTGGAGGAGGTCGGGAAATGGAGGGTTGAATTTAGATGTGAAAACGGGGATGTTGATGAAGACCTTTTCGATGCTCTGGTTGTTTGTGTTGGGAATTATTCACAGCCTCGAGTGGCAGAGATTCCTG GGATTGATGGATGGCCTGGGGAGCAATTACATAGTCACAATTATCGTGATCCCGAACCATTTCGGGGTAAG GTTGTTGTGTTGATAGGTTATTCTTCGAGTGGTACAGACATTTGTCAGGAGCTCATTGGGGTTGCCAAAGAAATTCATATTGCTTGGAGATCAGCTAAAACAGAGCTTTTGGACACAGAATCAATTAACAGTAATGTGTCATTTCATCCAATG ATTGAAAGTGTCCATAAAGATGGGGCAGTGGTTTTTCAAGACGGGTGCACTGTTTCAGCTGATGTTATTCTGCATTGCACTGG GTACAAATATCATTTCCCTTTTCTTGAAACCAATGGCATTGTTACGGTGGACAACAACCGTGTAGGACCCCTATACAAGCATGTCTTCCCCCCAGCATTGGCCCCAGGGCTTTCCTTTGTTGGGTTACCATTTAAG GTTGTTCCTTTTCCCTTGTTTGAGCTTCAAAGCAATTGGATTGCTGGTGTTTTATCAAACAGGATAGCACTTCCATCAAAAGAGGAAATGTTGGCAGATGTTAAAGCTTTTTATAAAGATCTCGAAGCTCTTGGCAAGCCCAAGCATCGGACCCATGACTTGGGTGATTGTTTG CCTGCCTACTTTGACTGGCTTGCAGCAGTATGTGGTTGTCCTGCCTATGAAGAATGGAGAAAGGAAATGTACATTGCTACTCATATGAATAAAGTGGCCAATCTCAAGTCATACCGTGACGATTGGCACGACAATGAGCTGATTCGTCAAGCTTACGAGGAATTTCGCAAGTATGCAACAAATGAAGGAAGTCAAAACCACTCAAAATTGAGCGTTTGA
- the LOC103490912 gene encoding flavin-containing monooxygenase FMO GS-OX-like 3 encodes MQHSRRVAVIGAGAGGLVSARELSREGHHVVVFERNTQIGGTWVYSPEIESDPLGIDPNRTRIHSSLYKSLRTNLPRELMGVRDYPFVPREGEDRDPRRFPCHREVLKYLEDFANEFGIRKLVRFRTEVVFAGLEKLGKWRVEFRCENGDFDYDIFDAVVVCVGNFSEPHVAEIPGIDGWPGEQVHSHNYRDAEPFRGKVVVLIGYSFSGMDISEELNGVAKEIHIACRSAKTELLGTQSIISNASFHPMIKSVCEDGTVVFQDGCVISADVILHCTGYKYHFPFLETNGIVTVDDNRVGPLYQHVFPPALAPGLSFIGLPFKAVPLPIFELQSNWIAGVLSKRIALPSKEEMLADVKAFYEDLEVLGKPKHRTHELGDDMPVYCNWLATTCGCPAFEEWRKQMYIAIGIYKMANLKTYRDDWQDDKLFCQAYEEFSKYTYK; translated from the exons ATGCAACACTCCCGGCGCGTGGCAGTGATCGGAGCTGGTGCCGGAGGCCTCGTGTCGGCACGGGAACTTTCCCGCGAGGGTCACCATGTGGTCGTATTCGAACGGAATACTCAAATCGGAGGGACCTGGGTATATTCGCCGGAAATTGAATCCGACCCACTTGGAATCGACCCGAATCGGACCCGAATTCATAGCAGCCTTTACAAATCTCTACGCACCAATCTTCCCAGAGAACTCATGGGAGTCCGTGATTACCCGTTTGTTCCTCGAGAAGGGGAGGATCGAGATCCGAGGCGATTTCCATGTCATCGAGAGGTTTTAAAGTATTTGGAAGATTTCGCTAATGAATTTGGGATTCGTAAATTGGTGAGATTTAGAACTGAGGTGGTGTTTGCTGGTTTGGAGAAGCTTGGGAAATGGAGAGTTGAATTCAGATGTGAAAATGGGGATTTTGATTATGACATTTTTGATGCTGTGGTTGTTTGTGTTGGAAACTTTTCGGAGCCTCATGTAGCGGAGATTCCTG GGATTGACGGATGGCCTGGGGAGCAAGTGCATAGTCACAATTATCGTGATGCCGAACCATTTCGAGGTAAG GTTGTTGTCTTGATAGGTTATTCCTTTAGTGGTATGGACATTTCTGAGGAGCTCAATGGGGTTGCCAAAGAAATTCATATTGCTTGCAGATCAGCTAAAACAGAGCTTTTGGGCACACAATCAATTATTAGTAATGCGTCATTTCATCCAATG ATCAAAAGTGTCTGTGAAGATGGGACAGTGGTCTTCCAAGACGGATGCGTTATTTCGGCTGATGTTATTCTACATTGCACTGG GTACAAATATCATTTCCCTTTTCTCGAAACCAACGGCATTGTTACGGTGGACGACAACCGTGTCGGACCTCTATACCAGCATGTCTTCCCCCCAGCATTGGCCCCAGGGCTTTCCTTTATTGGGTTACCATTTAAG GCTGTTCCTTTGCCCATCTTTGAGCTTCAAAGCAATTGGATTGCTGGTGTTTTATCAAAAAGGATTGCACTTCCATCAAAAGAGGAAATGTTGGCAGATGTTAAAGCTTTCTATGAAGATCTTGAAGTTCTTGGGAAGCCCAAGCATCGGACCCATGAATTGGGTGATGATATG CCTGTCTATTGTAACTGGCTTGCAACAACTTGTGGTTGTCCGGCCTTCGAAGAATGGAGGAAGCAAATGTACATTGCTATTGGTATTTATAAAATGGCCAATCTCAAGACGTATCGTGATGATTGGCAGGATGATAAGTTGTTTTGTCAAGCTTACGAGGAATTTAGCAAGTATACATACAAATGA
- the LOC103490911 gene encoding uncharacterized protein LOC103490911 codes for MGGGILQPCSRKRKVRDDEHSIGEVDEGSIDVLGAHPGIPLVTSNPNMKPRVTFVLEKASLTLAFVGKNYHILNQEKHAEFLRRKRMDPYKYRPDIVHEALVHIMYSRICMAGLVQAVFVRTDEGVLIKVDPHTRIPESLDEFCDMMSQLLQKLSTKAKGNRGKLLQVVKNPVIQYLPVNCVKIGLSSSSKKVIEPRDYLKTFSNDVNLVFVIGAMAHGKIDDENIDELISVSGYHLSARVCLRMIYESLAKKYEIW; via the exons ATGGGAGGAGGGATCCTACAACCTTGTTCGAGGAAAAGGAAGGTGAGAGACGATGAGCATAGTATTGGTGAGGTTGACGAGGGATCTATTGATGTTTTGGGTGCACATCCTGGTATTCCATTGGTTACTTCAAATCCAAACATGAAACCTAGAGTCACTTTTGTACTTGAGAAGGCATCTTTGACACTTGCCTTTGTTGGGAAG AACTATCATATTTTGAATCAAGAAAAACATGCTGAGTTCTTGCGGCGGAAGAGAATGGATCCATACAAATATAGGCCTGATATAGTTCATGAG GCTCTTGTCCATATCATGTATTCTCGAATTTGTATGGCTGGATTAGTTCAGGCGGTATTCGTAAGAACTGATGAAGGGGTTCTCATCAAAGTTGACCCTCATACTCGAATACCAGAATCATTGGATGAATTTTGTGATATGATGT CTCAATTGTTGCAAAAGCTTAGCACTAAAGCCAAAGGCAACCGTGGAAAACTATTGCAAGTGGTCAAAAATCCTGTGATCCAGTACTTACCTGTCAATTGCGTGAAGATCG GTCTTTCCTCAAGTTCCAAAAAGGTGATTGAACCACGAGATTACCTCAAAACGTTTAGCAACGACGTCAATCTAGTATTTGTG ATTGGAGCAATGGCTCATGGCAAAATTGACGATGAAAACATAGATGAATTGATATCAG TTTCTGGATATCACTTAAGTGCTAGAGTTTGTCTACGCATGATATACGAGAGTTTGGCTAAAAAATATGAAATCTGGTGA
- the LOC127149962 gene encoding uncharacterized protein LOC127149962, giving the protein MTSTSTSTDGPFYKINPSHHFYSLVSCLSHLEKTTHNIKAKLKPDQLALFRKTKFGHFLDLNIVFNGPLIHYLLLREVEDEGKDSISFLLGGVVCTFGRREFNIVTGLWGPKEDYIQLGGNSRLLEKFFKDKDCVYVSDLEDIFLEYEGDDDDIVKLALVYFIEISLLGKDRRTKVDIGFLKIADDWNSFNNYDWGRIVFVRTLSALKRALDKQYAKGKKKSTQTKKYTINGFPHALQVWAYESIPTIIGCGVDKVNDHAIPRMLRWVCQQSPKSQTISQVFDSPMVSSKQ; this is encoded by the exons atgacatcgacttcaacatcgaccgacggacccttctacaagattaatccttcccatcatttttattccctagtaagctgtttgtctcatttggaaaagacaacacataatattaaggccaaactcaaacccgatcaattagccttatttaggaaaacaaagtttgggcactttttggacctaaatattgtcttcaatgggccactcatccactacttactgttaagggaggtggaagatgaaggaaaggattctataagtttcctactagggggcgttgtttgtactttcggtaggagagagtttaacatcgtaactggactatggggtcctaaagaggactatattcagttgggtgggaacagtcgactgttggagaagtttttcaaagacaaggactgtgtttacgttagcgacttagaagatatatttttggaatacgagggtgatgacgatgatatcgtcaaattagctttagtctactttatagagatatctttgttgggaaaagataggcgaaccaaagtggacattggttttttgaagattgctgatgattggaattcatttaataattatgattggggtcggattgtttttgtacgcacgctaagtgcattgaaaagagccttggacaagcaatatgccaagggaaagaagaaatcaacacagacaaaaaaatatactatcaatggatttccgcatgcattacag gtttgggcatatgagtctataccaaccatcattggatgtggtgtagataaagtaaacgatcatgccataccacgaatgctgaggtgggtgtgccaacaatcaccaaagtcccaaactataagccaggtgtttgactcgccaatggtaagtagcaagcaatag
- the LOC127149960 gene encoding uncharacterized protein LOC127149960, translating to MTPEEEQLKIASGELFENFRSSTIIQSKNGGSKRVREVVNDEDELKKSKKQKSKIKMKKAIRNLQDRVAVVEGQLNTIKSDIDELKGLMSTILKHIGLQRKGDEGDHKVSEGLEDEHIEVKKKGDEDVLEKKVDIGLEEPIDVVDDEDVIEIEPFLTQRPHVRPARRKRASVYLSTPFTTLPKRSLTSTTSTSESEAIVYDPMHKILDVHLDRLRAWITDKRTDDELRETFHGKKSKAFFRDLFMCRRWLSDEHLDALFLFIRLKIKAAGIPSSQNFTTADTIFMRILVSKWPLYKECIKENRPFDWDEEYRLVDYVVGSKVDFQDPWASVDYVYSPFNVHGNHWVLLCLDLVSCQVKVWDSLPSLTTAEEMTNILLPIRQLVPKLLDSTGFFDRRGRSSTYKEPWPVVIVDPIPLQRNNCDCGVFAIKYFEYIAAGVGLDTLCQENMSYFRKQLAFQVWTNQHSYVLKY from the exons atgacacctgaagaggagcaattgaaaattgcttcaggtgaactttttgaaaacttccgctcatctaccattattcagtcgaagaatggtggttcaaaaagagtacgagaagttgttaacgatgaagatgagttgaaaaagagtaagaaacagaagtccaagattaagatgaaaaaggctattcgaaatctccaagatcgagtagcggttgttgaaggccaacttaatactataaaatccgatattgacgaattgaagggcctgatgtcaaccatattgaagcacattggacttcaaagaaag ggtgacgaaggggaccacaaggtgtccgaaggcttggaggatgaacacattgaagttaaaaagaag ggtgacgaagatgtgttggagaagaaggttgatattggtttagaggagccaatagatgtcgttgacgatgaggacgtcatagagatagaaccatttctcactcaacgaccacacgttcggcccgcccgtaggaagcgtgcaagtgtttacctatcaaccccattcacaactctacctaaacggtctctgacatcaaccaccagcacctctgagtctgaagcaattgtttatgatcctatgcacaaaatacttgacgtccatttagatagacttcgagcgtggattacagacaagcgtacagacgatgagctgcgtgaaacctttcatgggaaaaaatcgaaggcttttttcagagacttgtttatgtgtcgccggtggttgtcggatgag catttggatgcactttttcttttcattcgcttgaagattaaggcagccgggataccttcttctcagaacttcacaactgcggacacaatctttatg cgcattttagtttcgaagtggcccctatacaaagaatgtattaaagagaatcgcccgtttgactgggacgaagagtataggttggttgactatgttgtcgggtcaaaagtggacttccaagatccttgggcaagtgttgattacgtttactctccattcaatgtccatggcaaccattgggttctattatgcttggatttggtaagttgtcaagtgaaggtatgggattcgcttccgtcacttacaactgccgaagagatgacaaacatattactgcccattcgacagttggtgccaaagttgttagatagtactggcttctttgataggagaggtagatcatcgacatacaaggaaccttggccagttgtcattgttgacccaattccacttcaacgaaataattgtgattgtggcgtattcgcaattaagtattttgagtacatagctgctggtgttggtttagatacattatgtcaagaaaacatgtcatactttagaaaacaattagcatttcaagtATGGAccaaccaacactcctatgtattgaaatattaa
- the LOC127149961 gene encoding uncharacterized protein LOC127149961 isoform X2, translated as MTIRDISDSLSHQIQKESDLPQMITTLPYVSQPLALCELAPMDQTVQIVNEESQLVEMKKNDEAVTLVEKEPVTVPDKDVEEKPIKRRKLCKIANKEVQHEDEQGNPPTTSAQIISVSTTPVPDVEIREVDPYNPMWKVDPKLWKEYLQWKKSRKTTHEERKVVSTTRKKDFFRQLEENTWVHGDTLDLLFAHLQNKMLHLKHHCKRSFRILHSSFLTGINKPDCIVWNHIFDTHLVTPDNKKAEWTDPTAHLSIWTEKDVEYYFNTAVGDYNDIPGWGDVNYVITCINIKEHWLAIAADMRKCRIYVFDSMPNYVEQKLVDEALQMPARCIASLAIAIGVNLHSDRFTYGPWPIRRSKATLQKGRSLDCGIFCTKFVECLVTASDLGCLTVPNMKLFRQQYVLELWANKYFC; from the exons atgactataagagatatatcggatagtctaagtcatcaaattcagaaagaaTCAGACCTGCCACagatgattactacccttccatatgtgagccaacctcttgcactttgtgaattggctccaatggatcaaactgtacaaattgtaaatgaagaatctcaactg gttgagatgaaaaaaaatgatgaagcagttactttggttgaaaaagaaccagtaactgtgcctgataaagatgtggaagaaaaaccaataaagagaagaaagctatgtaaaatagcaaataaagaggtgcaacatgaagatgaacaaggtaatccacccacaacatctgctcagatcatatcagtatctacaacacctgtcccagatgtggaaatcagagaagtagatccatataatccgatgtggaaagtggatccaaaattatggaaggaatacttgcaatggaaaaaatcaagaaaaacaacccatgaagaaaggaaagtagtctccacaaccagaaagaaagactttttcagacagcttgaagaaaacacatgggtacatggagac acattggatCTGCTATTCGcccacttgcagaataaaatgttgcatctcaagcaccattgcaagcgttcttttagaatattacattcctcttttctg actggaatcaataaaccagactgcattgtttggaaccacatttttgatactcatctggtgacaccagataataagaaagctgaatggacagacccaacagcacacctaagtatatggacagaaaaagatgtcgaatactatttcaacactgctgttggtgattacaacgacataccagggtggggagatgtcaactacgtgattacctgcatcaacataaaagaacactggttggctattgcagctgatatgagaaaatgcaggatctacgtgttcgactcaatgccaaattatgttgagcagaaacttgttgatgaagctcttcaaatgcctgcacgatgcattgcctcactcgcgattgcaattggagtcaacctccattcagatcgtttcacatatggcccttggccaatacgcagatcgaaggccacattacagaaagggcgttcattggattgtggaattttctgtaccaaatttgttgaatgccttgtaactgctagtgaccttggttgtctaactgtgccaaacatgaaactgtttagacaacaatatgtgctggaactttgggccaataaatacttttgttaa
- the LOC127149961 gene encoding uncharacterized protein LOC127149961 isoform X1, producing MTIRDISDSLSHQIQKESDLPQMITTLPYVSQPLALCELAPMDQTVQIVNEESQLETTKKQVEMKKNDEAVTLVEKEPVTVPDKDVEEKPIKRRKLCKIANKEVQHEDEQGNPPTTSAQIISVSTTPVPDVEIREVDPYNPMWKVDPKLWKEYLQWKKSRKTTHEERKVVSTTRKKDFFRQLEENTWVHGDTLDLLFAHLQNKMLHLKHHCKRSFRILHSSFLTGINKPDCIVWNHIFDTHLVTPDNKKAEWTDPTAHLSIWTEKDVEYYFNTAVGDYNDIPGWGDVNYVITCINIKEHWLAIAADMRKCRIYVFDSMPNYVEQKLVDEALQMPARCIASLAIAIGVNLHSDRFTYGPWPIRRSKATLQKGRSLDCGIFCTKFVECLVTASDLGCLTVPNMKLFRQQYVLELWANKYFC from the exons atgactataagagatatatcggatagtctaagtcatcaaattcagaaagaaTCAGACCTGCCACagatgattactacccttccatatgtgagccaacctcttgcactttgtgaattggctccaatggatcaaactgtacaaattgtaaatgaagaatctcaactg gaaacaacaaaaaaacaggttgagatgaaaaaaaatgatgaagcagttactttggttgaaaaagaaccagtaactgtgcctgataaagatgtggaagaaaaaccaataaagagaagaaagctatgtaaaatagcaaataaagaggtgcaacatgaagatgaacaaggtaatccacccacaacatctgctcagatcatatcagtatctacaacacctgtcccagatgtggaaatcagagaagtagatccatataatccgatgtggaaagtggatccaaaattatggaaggaatacttgcaatggaaaaaatcaagaaaaacaacccatgaagaaaggaaagtagtctccacaaccagaaagaaagactttttcagacagcttgaagaaaacacatgggtacatggagac acattggatCTGCTATTCGcccacttgcagaataaaatgttgcatctcaagcaccattgcaagcgttcttttagaatattacattcctcttttctg actggaatcaataaaccagactgcattgtttggaaccacatttttgatactcatctggtgacaccagataataagaaagctgaatggacagacccaacagcacacctaagtatatggacagaaaaagatgtcgaatactatttcaacactgctgttggtgattacaacgacataccagggtggggagatgtcaactacgtgattacctgcatcaacataaaagaacactggttggctattgcagctgatatgagaaaatgcaggatctacgtgttcgactcaatgccaaattatgttgagcagaaacttgttgatgaagctcttcaaatgcctgcacgatgcattgcctcactcgcgattgcaattggagtcaacctccattcagatcgtttcacatatggcccttggccaatacgcagatcgaaggccacattacagaaagggcgttcattggattgtggaattttctgtaccaaatttgttgaatgccttgtaactgctagtgaccttggttgtctaactgtgccaaacatgaaactgtttagacaacaatatgtgctggaactttgggccaataaatacttttgttaa